The DNA window GGCCAGTGGGCAGGGCACGCAGATGGGGAGACATTGTGCTGGCAATGCCGGGGCGGGTGCAGGTGCAGGGCACTATGGGGAGACGGGGGTACAAGGAGGAGGTCCGCTAAGGGGTTGGCAGAcagggccctgcaggggctcaggggagcaggcaCATGGCACTGTGGGTAGGGCCATACACTGGGGCGAGCCGGGGCCAAACGGAGCCCGGGCGAAGGGTAGGCGGGAGCCCGGCAGGCTCGGCACCGCGGTGCCGACTGGCGGGGTGAGCACAGGGCACCGGGGGGCTGACGGAAGAGGAGCGAACGCGACACGGGGACAGAACCAGGGCAGAGGACCCCGGGGCTGGACGGCCCCCGGGCAGACAGAGGGGTCGCCGGGCGAGGGGGGCTGCGGCCAGGAGACCgggcgccgggggaggggggctgggggagccgggggtgcagcggggcgggggccggggccggggggacagggggcgctggggggggggaagggggcgccGCGCTGCCACCTACCGCCGGGCTGGAaagctgctgccgctgcagccCCGACAGGCTCCGGACGCTCCATCCCCACGCGCCAGCCCGCCGCCTCGCCGTCACGTGACCCGGAAGTGCCCGGGTAGCGCCGGGCACGTGCCGCACGCCGCCGCGGCTCCGCCCCTGGGGCCAGTCACGGGCCCCGCCCCGCCAGTGCGATTGGCCCGGCCGCGagcgctcccattggctggcgtAGGGCGGGCGGTACCATCCCGCGGCGCCGGCGGGGGTCCGGGCTGGGGCGGCGCGGGCTGGGCGAGCGCACGGAGGGAGGCGCGCGATGTGGTCCCCGGGGCCGCGCGCGCTGCGGGCCGGGCTGGCGCTGCTGGGcctggcggggctggggctgtggctgcgGGGCTGGGCCGCCGCGCGGCCCTTCGAGTTCCAGCCCGAGGAGATCGCCGAGCTCGGCCGGCGCCACGCGGGTCAGCGGGGGGGGTGCGGGGACCCGGGGTAACGCGGGGGGGCAGGTAACGCGGCTGGGTGCGGGTCAGTCGGGGGGGGGCAGGTAACGTGGGTGGGTCGGGGCAGGTAACGCGGGGGGGTGCGGGTCAGCGGTGGGGGCAGGTAACGCGGGGGGGTGCGGGTCAGCGGTGGGGGCGGGTAACGCGGGGGGGTGCGGGTCAGCGGTGGGGGCGGGTAACGCGGGGGGCAGGTAACGCGGGGGGGTGCGGGTCAGTCGGGGGGGCAGGTAACGTGGGTGGGTCGGGGCAGGTAACGCGGGGGGGTGTGGATCAGCGGTGGGGGCGGGTAACGCGGGGGGGTGCGGGTCAGCGGTGGGGGCGGGTAACGCGGGGGGCAGGTAACGCGGGGGGGTGCGGGTCAGTCGGGGGGGGCAGGTAACGTGGGTGGGTCGGGGCAGGTAACGCGGGGGGGTGTGGATCAGCGGTGGGGGCGGGTAACGCGGGGGGGTGCGGGTCAGTCGGGGGGGCAGGTAACGTGGGTGGGTCGGGGCAGGTAACGCCGGGGGGTGTGGATCAGCGGTGGGGGCAGGTAACGCGGGGGGGTGCGggtcagtgggggggggcgggtaaCGCGGGTGGTTGTGGgtcagtgggggcggggcggggtaaTGTGAGGGGGAGGGTAATGCGGTTTGGTGGCAGgtcagtggagggagggggtaaTGCGCGTGGGTGCGGGTCAGTGGGGGGAAGTCAGCAGGGTACCCTGGGGTAATACGTGGGTGTGGGAGGTCGGGGAAGATCTCTGGGTAACacagaggagtgggagggggctgaggtgACACATGGGGGAACCCCCAGAGAGTGGGAATGTGggtgtccgggggggggggggacgtgGGGATCCAGTGGCAGGTGAAGCTAAGATCAAGGTGCTGACCAAGCCTGGGCCATCCCCggggtccccagcagcccctggggtgcagctGCATGGACTTGTGCCAGGTGCCCCCAGTGGGGGGTGATGCTGGGCGCAGCCCAGCACCTGGCAGGCAGGTCAGCGGCTGCCTGCCTGGAGGAAGTAGTGGGGAATAGCccaagggggaaggagggagcctgTAATAATGTCCGGTTTCCTGAATAAAGCCGTGGGCCCCCTGTACTGGTGGGCCCTGGAGGAGGGCGCAGGTCCACCCAGTGGTGTTGACTTTGCCTGGATTGGCTGTTGCTGCAGGCTTGGACCATGAGCTGGCCTTTTCCAAGATCATCGTGGAGCTGCGGAAGAAGCATCCAGGCCATATCCTGCCGGACGATGACCTGCAGTGGGTGTTTGTCAATGCGGGCGGCTGGATGGGCTCCATGTGCCTGCTCCATGCCTCGTTAACCGAGTACGTGCTGCTCTTTGGGACGGCCATCGACACTGGGGGGCACTCAGGTAAGCAGGGCTCTGACAGCTAGGGCCAAGCGTGGAGGTGCGGGTTGGAGGGCTACTCTTGGGTAGCACAGTGTTTGGAGCTCACTTTATTCTCTTTGGGTGTCTGGTGCAGCCTGGAGTGCTGGAGCCCAGACACAAGCACTGTAGTCTGGGGccatgctgaggatgcaggcagGACCTTCCTGTGAGAACACTCAGAGCTGGAAAAAATCTCATCCCTCCCTGCAAACGCTAGAGTGGGAGGGGAACGCAGAATTCGTGTCCTTTGCTCTCCAGGCACAGGCTGAGCCGCTTTCGCAATGTGTACAGATCACACCTGCTTCCAGCCCCCAGGACTGGACCCTGGGTCAGGGGCTAGGGACTCCGTTGCGCCCTGCATTGAGGCCCCGTTTTGTAGGTTTACTGTCAGCCTGGAAAACTGTCCCTGATATACAAGTAATTCCACTTCCTCCCCTCCTACACGCTAGGCATGAAAACCGCCTGTCTGGGTGCTGTTAAAGGAACTGCCCTAAGCCTGTATTTGGTTCAGACACCCTGCGCAGTCCTCGGAGAGTAGCACTGCTAGGGAGCCATGCTGAGGATCTCCACCTCACTGCAGCAACGTGGTGGAAAGGGGACTTGTCTTTACAGGGTTTTTTCCTTTTCACACCTTTCACCTGAACCAAGTGACTGGGGGGGTTCCTCAGCAGCATTGCCCAAACATGACTCAGCTTGCCTGGCCAGAGGACTCCCAGGCAGATTCTCCCTTTTCCAGAACCAAGGCAGGATTATCCTCTGCCGTGCATCCTCCTGAACCTTTCATAGCCTGGTAATAAGTGACTGAAGCAAATGGCTTCGTTCCATTCCTCTTGGGCTTAGGCCTTTGAGCAGTCTGCTTCCTTCCTGGGGCTCTCCCCTATCGGGCCCTTATGGGTGCCTGTGGAGCCTTATCTCTCCACTGCAAACTGTGGTCAGGCTGAACTGAACGTGGGTGGCCCTTCCAGTCACCCCTCTCAtccccctggctccccaccatgGCCTGACTGTAAGAGGAGCGTCTCTGACTCCTGATCCTTCTTGGTTGCATCTCCAGTGGGGTGGCAGGGATTTCCCCAGCCCAGAAATGCTGTGTAAATGCACCTCCAGAAGGAGAGTGGGTTGAAGCCCAAAGTGGGAGCCTGTCTTTTCTGATGTCTCTCTTATCTGTGGGGAGTTGGCTCTAGCACGTGGTGGTAgctgctgggcagagcagccaACACTCGTGAGAAGAGTCCAGCTCCAGAGGCCAGTGGCCCAGGAAGGCTGCCTGCTTATCCCTCTGATGAGCCATTTGGGGGTGTGCTGATCAGCAGATTTGCCACCAAGGACCAAAAGGAGGGGGGGGCAGCTGAATCCCTGGAGAATGGCAGCAGAAGAAGCGAGACCCCTCTCTTTAGCCTGCAGCCGGTATCTCCGAGTCACTTCCAAGTCCCTGCTCCCTCTGATTCCCTGCAGTAAAGTACCCCGCTGAGGGAGCTGGCAGTAGGCTGCTCTGTGGGCTGCTGTCCTTGGGAGAGCCCATGGGAACCCAACAAGCAGCCAGATCCATGCTGTGGGCAGACAGGATTTGTTGTGCAAGGGTTTAGGGCACTTCCCCCGCCCCAAAGAGCGAGCTGGCTTTTCCAGCTGCTGAGACTTCACACCGTGTGCCTCTCTTGCAGGTCGGTACTGGGTTGATATCTCCGACACCATCATCTCGGGGACGTTCAGGCAGTGGAAGGAGGGGATGACCAAAAGTGAAATCTATTATCCAGGTGCTGTAACCCAGGGTTCTTGGTACCTTTACTCCGTGGGATGGGGTGTCAGGAACTACATCCGTGGAGACACGGCTCTGACTGATAGGTGGCAAGCCCAAGCAGGCCTGCACAAGGGTGCTATCATTTGAAGCTGTACTTTACTTAGTCTTAAGCACTTACACACTTCCATACCAGGTTGGTAAAACAGCCTAGAAATCCCAGATTCATATTGACCCTTGGTCTTGAGGCAGTCAAGTGGATAACATCCAGTGGCCAGCCAGTCATCTTCCGGGGCACTTGAGAGGCGTCCAGGTGTGTGTCCATCAAGttcccttttttctctttttatagccAGCTTGTTAGTGTTACGTAGCTTCTGCTCGGCAGTTTTGCAAAGGGAAGGGTGGAGGTTTCCAGCCTGTCAGGTGGGCAGTTTTCCATCAGTCAGGGGAACTTACCATCTGTTAATCAGCTGTATAGCAATAGTTAACAATGGGCAcagactgtctgtctgtcttacgGTACCAGCAAGGGGCCTGAAGTTAAGGCAAGTAGTCATGTTTACTTTTTCGGGTCACTCATTCCTCTCTTTCTCTGGTCTGCTAGAGTACGCCTACGCTACCCAGTTTTGTCATCAGCGACTGCCCTCTGGCGGCAAAGCAGTAGGAGCGTTCACGTTGCAGTGTTTCTTGCATTGGGAAAAACACCCAGTGTCAGTGCAAAGAAACCTTCCATCCATACAAGagactttttccccccctctccCTTTATGGCTGACAAAGAGCCAGAGTAGGCACAGCTGTGCGTTTTATCGCCAGAATGGGCTTCCACAGGTATCCCAGAATGCCAGGGCTCTGCTCAATCTGCTGCCCTCCTCTTTCAAAGCACCgggaagtatctgacagctggGTGTGCTGCTCTGGTTggggaacaaagagcaaatcCTTACACTATGAATACgggcaggcagagggctgctgcagtgggagggggacatGCCTCAGCACACCGACTTCACAGAGCTCCTCGCGGTGCCCcttccagcagctgaggaggctgtgttAGCACTCGGGGGTCCCAATATGCACCGAGATCAGCTCTACCTTCCCACAACTCTGCACTGTGGGACACATGGCCCCAGCGCGTGGCTCACACTGTCCATGATGCCGCCCCATCTGTCGACAGGGAGCGAGTGTGAACCCTCTCTGGCCGTTTGTGTGGTGTTGACTTAGCAGTGCAGACCAGcgccttttgttttgttttaaaggggTGGGTGGAGCTGGTACTGCAGCTGGGGGGGCCGTACCTCGGCAGGGGAGCGTTGATACAAAGGTGCCACGTACCACCACGACACAAGCCCTGGTGCAGACATACCTGGCTGTGCTGTGATTTCAGGCAGGCCTCTTCGGAGCAGCTTTCAGCAGTAAGCGTGACAATTCGTATTCCAGCCGCTGGCCGTGGTTTAAATGCATTACTGGGCTCTGGGCTATCAAAACTCTGGTCCTCGAGCGCACGTGGCCTTGTGGGCCTCTCCTGCGTGGCTGCCTTTGCAGGGCTGGTTGCCTTGGGTTTTGCATGTAGTGATTTGAATGGGTAATGCTAGAGCCTCATTAGCCCCCTCCAGGGGACAGCAGATTGGCCTGCAGAACACTGCAGCTCTGAGCTCCTGGAGGGCAAGTGTTGAGTAGGGTTCGAGGGAAACGTGCACACTCTGAAGGGTAATGAGCACGCCTCCCCTTCCCTCAGTGGGACTGACAGGAAATGGGGAGGGTTTTAAAGCCACCTGGTTCAGAGCAGGAGGCGGCCATGGAGCATCGGGAGGAAACTGCCCCATGGGAAGGCTGTTCCGTGGCTCTGCACCGAGAGGCATCTTTGCATCTTCCTTGGCAGCAGCTGGTACTGGCACTGTCTGGCAGCTTCTGGATTAGTGCCCCTATTTTTCTCCACCTGTGAGGCTCTCCGGCTTGGTGTTGAGCACCCTTTTTGTCctgagctgggagtggagggtgcCACGTATCCTGTAGGATGCTGCCTGTAAAGAGCCCTATTTGTTGTCTGTGGAGTCACAGCGGAAGTAGCGCTCCAGAGCCAGTGTTGACCCAGCTTTCAGAATAATAGCCAGTGctgtttctgtctgtctgtctgcctgcagGAGACACCATTGTGCACCGGGCCGGCGAGGCTGCGGCTGTCCAGTGGAATGCCGGGACCTGGATGGTGGAGTACGGCCGTGGCTTCATCCCCTCCACCCTCCTGTTCAGCCTGTCTGACACGGTCTTCAGCACTCAGGACTTTCTCACCCTCTTCTACACCTTCCGGGTTTATGTCAAAAGCTTGCTCCTAGAAGCCAGTGCCTACTTCAGCTACCTGGCTCCAtgacgccccctcccccagcaccagcatggcTCACAGGAAGGGGAGCCCTTTCCCATCCCCTTCCATCACGCAGCTTGtaccatgaaggcagggggcaggagcgcACGCATACAGCTGTGCCAGGTTAGCCATCTCATCTGCCTGCTGCAGTGAGCACTCAGCTGGGGAGGGATGGGTGAGGACCGAGACCGGAGAAACGGAGAGCGCTATTTTTTAAATATCCAAATGtttcctctctttctgtaactagagcacagctgctgctgagctgttACCTACatcctccatctgcagccaacTCCTGTGCGCTCCAAAAGCCAGGGGCCTCTGACAaactggctggggaggagagtgACCTGGCTCACGCTGTGCACAGGCATGCTGGACATCATAAAACCTCGCCCTTCACGTGTCCCCCCTGCAGGGTCAGCTGCTGAACTCCCTCAGCCTGAGCTGAGCCTGGAGTCAGTGGGGCTCAGCTGGTGTGAGCCAGGTGTGACGCAGCAGGGTGGGACTGACTTGCAGACGTGGTCTGGGTACAGAGCAGATGTATATTAGCCGCTTCCCATCTCCATTTCATAATGGACGGCAGCGGGTATCCCGTCCCTGTGTAGGCACGTCACGTGTGGGTTAGCTAGAGTACTGCTCTGTATCCTGTAATCCCTACCTAGTCTAAGACAGACTCTCTCTGATCTAGCCTTCAGTCCTGGGTGATCCGATACCCAGGGCACCAGAGGGCATCTTCCATTGGACACTAGCATCAAGTACCGTTGGCAATAAGACGCTGCGCCATGGGTTGGGATGCCTCTTGTGTGGGTGAGTGGgagagctccagcccctgcaggctgCAGCGCTGTGGCCTTGGGTGACTGTAGTCTGCCTCCGTTCCAGGGGCAGGATGAGGGAGATGAGGCAGGAGGGCTGGGTTGGGGTTCATCTCTCACAGTCCTAGTATCGTTCGTTTCCATGACGGGAGAGCCGCCATCCTTTGCCTTAGCAGCCTTACTGCCGTGGCCTCCTCGGCTATGCACGTTTCTGTacctgctggtggtggtgcttcAGCTGCTGGGTAGGCTGTCCCCAAGGGCCTCtggcctgcagccagggctggggtcccAGGGCAGAGCTCTAGGAGAGCCAGCCTGCCCTGAGGACTCGTAACTGACCTCTGATTGTTACGGGGATTTGCTCCCACAGCTGCTCTGTCTGAGATACCTCATTTCTCTGTCCCGTGTGGCCCGAACTCACGTACTGGCCTCTGAGAAGTGGACGTTACTGAAGGCTTGCGGCAGGAAAGCAGCTGTTCCACACCTGTCAGCTGCTCTCCTCCTGGGGCCTCGcagttgctgcggctgggggagtTCTGTGCCACTGTGCGTGCCCAGATGTCAGTGCTCATCCCCCTCCCTGGCAGCGCTGTCGTGTCTCTTCGGGCCCCTGGAACAGCTCAAGAAGAGACAAGTCACTGAGAGGGGAGAGGACGCGGAGTGGGGTCTGGAGACAGCATGGCCCcgtggggcaaggggcaggaagataaagcctgctccccctctgccttGCACCGAGCAGTTGCGGTGGGTCGGACCACCCCCCAGGCACCTCCTCTGGCTGAAGGAAGCTCACGTTGGTGGGGGAGCTCAACCGGGATTCAAATGTATGGGGGTTTGGCAAAGCTCCTCATGTCTGCCCGACCTCCATGCACCTGGATGTCCCCCACCACGCCTTCCCCACGCACGCAGGCCTGGGTGCCTCCTCTGCAGCTGGAGACC is part of the Carettochelys insculpta isolate YL-2023 chromosome 5, ASM3395843v1, whole genome shotgun sequence genome and encodes:
- the SIGMAR1 gene encoding sigma non-opioid intracellular receptor 1; this translates as MWSPGPRALRAGLALLGLAGLGLWLRGWAAARPFEFQPEEIAELGRRHAGLDHELAFSKIIVELRKKHPGHILPDDDLQWVFVNAGGWMGSMCLLHASLTEYVLLFGTAIDTGGHSGRYWVDISDTIISGTFRQWKEGMTKSEIYYPGDTIVHRAGEAAAVQWNAGTWMVEYGRGFIPSTLLFSLSDTVFSTQDFLTLFYTFRVYVKSLLLEASAYFSYLAP